In the genome of Meles meles chromosome 4, mMelMel3.1 paternal haplotype, whole genome shotgun sequence, one region contains:
- the LOC123939806 gene encoding keratin-associated protein 27-1: MPQSQGHSLRSSYNVPPLSAIVHGSKLIDFEDGLFLPSSCHGRTWLLDNFQEPCSETTSCQVPNHKQELCTEPSCAQSAGLPRVVQTTCSNSRAFEKTMCQAGHSSAVSECVSHLRQSGSSQQVGSVVQSCQPVSSAAKSCPPKTCVSKRCQSLECESGPCQSQSSESSSCRPPVYVAPGSQLVESSQTYEPACCVTGGLQLPCK, encoded by the coding sequence ATGCCTCAGAGCCAAGGCCACTCACTCAGGAGCTCCTACAATGTCCCACCACTCTCTGCCATTGTACATGGGTCTAAGCTTATAGACTTTGAAGACGGACTTTTTTTACCCAGCAGCTGCCATGGCAGGACCTGGCTCCTGGACAACTTTCAAGAACCCTGCAGTGAGACGACCAGCTGCCAAGTGCCCAACCATAAACAGGAACTGTGCACAGAACCAAGCTGTGCGCAAAGTGCCGGCCTCCCCAGAGTTGTCCAAACAACTTGTTCTAATTCCAGGGCCTTTGAGAAGACCATGTGCCAAGCAGGACATTCCTCAGCCGTGTCGGAGTGTGTGTCTCACCTTCGCCAGTCAGGAAGCAGCCAGCAAGTGGGTTCTGTAGTCCAGAGCTGCCAGCCTGTGAGCTCTGCAGCAAAGAGTTGTCCACCCAAGACGTGTGTGTCTAAGAGATGTCAGTCTCTGGAATGTGAATCTGGCCCATGTCAATCTCAGAGCTCTGAATCCAGTTCCTGTAGGCCTCCGGTCTATGTGGCACCAGGGTCACAACTCGTGGAATCTTCTCAAACTTATGAGCCAGCTTGCTGTGTTACTGGTGGTTTGCAACTTCCCTGTAAGTGA